A portion of the Stigmatella aurantiaca DW4/3-1 genome contains these proteins:
- a CDS encoding tetratricopeptide repeat protein codes for MGTASGSNGKQRDWKRRESLGSALTQVALVALLLGGAVTFVVHRGQVRQETETRLKAAQSLAQRGNPADLAKALQELEGLFAVDADVYGAHVLAADIHAVLWLDHHQPSSEALAREHLARAESLESKDSERYGARVVRAWVTLSEGKASEAAETLKGLRERGASNSKLWLAQARADQALGNLQGARQAYARATDGAWKDPRFATAYGEALLEEGLFVQAGEALGRATAANPDHLQARLTGALAHLYLRQKLNEVERTLQDIQAREAELSPALKARALATRAELALSRGNPDAALRDADAALALHPGEPYALFGRAKALAAKKDPSARAAFEAAVAKRKTAPLFYIEGAKTLQQAADTSGALALLDAYEATFRGVQVSAAEGKTVSALERDDRYWLARGNVLEAANRPDEALAAYEHALAVKGPQQARAQYAKGALLLARKDYAGAKEVLAGVTPDNGTSSVPEAYTAMAELLFAQGDYATGCQHHYFALSRARGRGVPTEQLQAQAAEISKQLTDAGQAKMAQAWKAEAEALLK; via the coding sequence ATGGGCACGGCAAGCGGCAGTAACGGCAAGCAACGGGACTGGAAGCGAAGGGAAAGCCTCGGCAGTGCGCTGACCCAAGTCGCCCTGGTGGCCCTGCTGCTGGGCGGTGCCGTCACCTTCGTGGTCCATCGTGGCCAGGTGCGGCAGGAGACGGAAACGCGGCTCAAGGCCGCGCAATCCCTGGCGCAGCGCGGCAACCCCGCGGACCTCGCGAAGGCCCTCCAGGAACTGGAGGGCCTTTTCGCCGTGGATGCGGACGTCTATGGCGCGCATGTGCTGGCGGCGGACATCCATGCCGTGCTGTGGCTGGACCACCATCAACCCAGCTCGGAGGCCCTCGCGCGCGAGCATCTGGCCCGGGCCGAGTCCTTGGAGTCCAAGGACTCCGAGCGCTATGGCGCCCGGGTGGTCCGGGCCTGGGTGACCCTCTCCGAGGGCAAGGCCTCGGAAGCCGCGGAGACGTTGAAGGGGCTGCGCGAGCGGGGGGCGAGCAACTCGAAACTGTGGCTGGCCCAAGCGCGAGCGGACCAGGCCCTCGGAAACCTCCAGGGGGCACGGCAGGCCTATGCCCGCGCGACGGACGGCGCCTGGAAGGATCCCCGCTTCGCCACGGCCTACGGAGAGGCCCTGCTGGAAGAGGGGTTGTTCGTCCAGGCGGGAGAAGCGCTGGGCCGGGCCACCGCGGCCAACCCGGATCACCTCCAGGCACGGCTCACGGGGGCGCTGGCGCACCTGTACCTGCGCCAGAAGCTCAACGAGGTGGAGCGCACCCTCCAGGACATCCAGGCCCGGGAGGCGGAGCTGAGCCCCGCGCTGAAGGCACGCGCCCTTGCCACCCGTGCGGAGCTCGCGCTGAGCCGGGGCAACCCGGACGCGGCCCTCCGGGACGCGGACGCGGCGCTCGCCCTGCACCCCGGAGAACCTTACGCCCTCTTCGGACGCGCCAAGGCCCTGGCGGCGAAGAAGGACCCCAGCGCCCGCGCGGCATTCGAAGCCGCGGTGGCGAAGCGCAAGACGGCGCCGCTCTTCTACATCGAGGGGGCGAAAACCCTCCAGCAGGCGGCAGATACCTCCGGAGCGCTGGCGCTGCTCGATGCCTACGAGGCCACCTTCCGGGGTGTCCAGGTGAGCGCGGCGGAGGGCAAAACGGTCAGCGCGCTGGAGCGGGACGACCGGTACTGGCTGGCGCGAGGCAACGTGCTGGAGGCCGCGAACAGGCCGGACGAAGCGCTGGCGGCGTACGAGCACGCCTTGGCCGTGAAGGGGCCGCAACAGGCCCGGGCGCAGTACGCCAAGGGCGCGCTGCTCCTGGCACGCAAGGACTATGCGGGGGCAAAGGAGGTGCTCGCGGGCGTCACCCCCGACAATGGCACCAGCTCCGTCCCCGAGGCCTACACGGCCATGGCGGAGTTGCTCTTCGCGCAGGGGGACTACGCCACGGGGTGTCAGCACCACTATTTCGCCCTGAGCCGGGCCCGGGGCCGCGGCGTGCCCACCGAGCAGCTCCAGGCCCAGGCCGCGGAGATCAGCAAGCAGCTGACGGACGCGGGGCAGGCGAAGATGGCCCAGGCATGGAAGGCCGAGGCCGAGGCCTTGCTGAAGTAG